One segment of Paenibacillus sp. FSL R7-0337 DNA contains the following:
- a CDS encoding ROK family transcriptional regulator has translation MATHRLNSMEVKKMNRNAIYRYLYHRESTSIQEIAQALGLSLPTVTQNLKELQERGLIEETGLYESTGGRKAKSMACNSVAGYAVGLDITLNHVGIVVIDLSGRIIKNVRNHYPFANEETYFQGVGKLVEEFVEECQLDRSRILGVGIALPAILSGDRQTVSYATVIDFKGGSVRRFAEYIPYPCVLSNDANAAGLTELWGEQDIHNVVYLSLNNSVGGAIIAGNQIYAGQNHRSGEFGHMTIVPEGRTCYCGQKGCVDAYCSARILSDSTGGSIAEFFRLLGEGKEEQRAIWQEYLGYLVLTVNNLRMLYDCDVILGGYAGAHMEEYIDELQALAARKNTFEQDGSYLRVCKYKLEATAVGAALELVTEFIDRI, from the coding sequence ATGGCGACACATCGCTTGAACAGTATGGAAGTTAAAAAGATGAACCGGAATGCCATTTACCGGTACCTGTATCACCGTGAATCCACTTCCATTCAGGAGATTGCACAGGCGCTGGGTCTAAGTCTTCCAACCGTGACACAGAATCTCAAGGAACTGCAGGAACGCGGGCTGATTGAGGAGACCGGGCTGTATGAATCCACCGGGGGGCGTAAGGCCAAGTCGATGGCCTGTAACAGTGTGGCGGGATATGCCGTCGGACTGGATATTACCCTGAATCATGTGGGGATTGTCGTCATTGACTTGAGCGGCAGAATCATTAAGAATGTCAGGAATCATTATCCGTTTGCAAATGAGGAGACCTACTTCCAGGGGGTAGGCAAGCTGGTGGAGGAGTTCGTAGAGGAATGTCAGCTGGACCGTAGCCGGATTCTGGGAGTAGGCATTGCGCTGCCTGCGATTCTATCCGGGGACCGGCAGACGGTAAGCTATGCTACAGTCATAGATTTCAAGGGAGGCAGTGTCCGGCGGTTCGCCGAATACATCCCTTATCCCTGCGTCCTGAGCAATGATGCGAATGCGGCGGGACTCACTGAACTGTGGGGAGAGCAGGACATACACAATGTGGTCTATCTGTCCCTTAACAATAGTGTGGGTGGTGCCATTATAGCCGGTAACCAGATCTATGCAGGCCAGAACCACCGTAGCGGAGAGTTCGGGCATATGACGATTGTGCCTGAAGGGCGTACATGTTACTGCGGACAGAAGGGCTGTGTAGATGCCTATTGCTCAGCGAGGATTCTATCGGACAGCACGGGGGGGAGCATCGCGGAATTCTTCCGGCTGCTGGGAGAGGGCAAGGAGGAGCAGCGGGCTATCTGGCAGGAATATCTGGGCTATCTGGTGCTTACAGTGAATAACCTGCGGATGCTGTACGATTGCGATGTGATTCTCGGCGGCTACGCCGGGGCTCACATGGAGGAATACATTGATGAGCTTCAGGCGCTGGCAGCCCGCAAGAACACCTTCGAGCAGGATGGCTCCTACCTGCGGGTCTGCAAATATAAGCTGGAGGCCACCGCTGTGGGCGCTGCCCTGGAGCTGGTGACTGAATTTATCGACAGAATCTAG
- a CDS encoding HEAT repeat domain-containing protein has product MNKERLLGELDALGYSDRIKTITRLGRDHLGSPEYSQLLTSLLGGGAYEARLALMGAIATLDGSVIRSALYHPMAGIRKMAAGLLPKAASAEEIEHELPQLSQDCRRKLLRTVALMNRQELAERILPVVQARWGPEEAAIVLQACSAATVCARLAELGYAIKDWKKLSSRHLEVVAEYFTSELEAAPLRAKGLVWSQFSSAMEHLSSHKPDLVLAYAVNHGPADMLPPPLKANLGTLMRLRPGAVYELLIRTQTRGELMTYGVPEAVLKRAKLLSMDQLSQLAKLLADEPYHVARLLEHLAPSKRQEIFDAAYEEEKRRERVYPEGLLYVLPHALRDREAARMLGLREIRESRENTLRITAARPILQVREQLEQATRVSNADERATALMQLVRSTVLARQGMDATLLTLGRIRNDQDPVRAAVFKELSESPASVYKAAHVPALTVLVDSVIDARDTSYGTRYSVQQLAFSILRHQAAETGGELFKFALNTLQKLAKQDGQLSLPSLAKNMPRGVEEIIFDGIYSYAAQAGKREDYNLVLSLATSFGKRGYGIFKLQQLLREATRAKTEGTAIRATRLWLEPLQTRDERVKELLDADPTYITIHEVFLHLHLKRQEWLDPYISGAAIKGKFLSGKTVYPVPAADGFYRWLPRQQEAYGALLSTVATGSKYSLFERSRAIRIMASMPYGNPERLYELVQDKEVAVVEAALHALSLLEEPEKSLPVLLEHLDSDRARVAMYSIPRCIRRVSPQRLSQALKALLSREKLKITVRKEAIRLLGAHRSEDSLPLLLNEFAKPAVHKDVVIAIGHAARGLLDDERSWEVLRTIAASPERDIAVSLLSQQPAGLPLAYRPRYLDLIIAIAAHPDVSVISQAYISMKWWTSGYEDTVAEAAAQAVTGLKDSSSWEFAMMTLIEAARDGKVNAVVADICRELAATPVTQEWNAAADRDLPHRQRLQVLIKQLTGLPKSTSIQLNPLYLELAGTLAADETLYELVLTLYIAVIDWSRAEEASGYVKRIAREVTRQPQLLSELYRGLAASLENSAGFWIPETLLEIVDVLRAEPSYEAPYLGLSLLEAAGSALRWSPEPSERLREYRNHANPAVRTQALNIWTARESRLFML; this is encoded by the coding sequence TTGAATAAAGAGCGCTTACTGGGGGAGCTGGATGCCCTGGGGTATTCTGATAGAATCAAAACAATCACACGACTAGGCCGTGATCACCTGGGGTCCCCGGAATACTCACAGCTACTTACCTCCTTACTTGGGGGCGGGGCTTATGAAGCGCGGCTGGCCCTGATGGGGGCGATCGCTACGCTGGATGGTTCTGTGATCCGATCTGCGCTATATCATCCTATGGCGGGTATCAGGAAAATGGCTGCGGGCCTGCTGCCCAAGGCCGCTTCAGCCGAAGAGATTGAACACGAGCTTCCGCAGCTGTCACAGGATTGCCGCCGCAAGCTGCTGCGCACGGTAGCCCTGATGAACCGCCAGGAGCTGGCGGAGCGGATATTGCCAGTGGTACAGGCCCGGTGGGGCCCGGAGGAGGCAGCGATTGTGCTGCAGGCTTGCTCTGCGGCTACCGTCTGCGCGCGGCTGGCTGAGCTGGGGTACGCCATTAAGGATTGGAAAAAGCTGTCCAGCCGCCATCTGGAGGTGGTCGCGGAGTATTTCACCAGCGAGCTGGAAGCGGCCCCGCTAAGGGCTAAGGGGCTGGTCTGGTCGCAGTTCTCCTCCGCGATGGAGCATCTGAGTAGTCACAAGCCTGACCTGGTGCTGGCTTATGCGGTGAACCATGGGCCGGCAGACATGCTGCCGCCTCCGCTTAAGGCGAATCTTGGCACACTGATGCGCCTGAGACCAGGCGCGGTGTATGAGCTGCTGATCCGGACGCAGACGCGTGGTGAGCTTATGACTTATGGTGTGCCTGAAGCTGTGCTCAAGCGGGCGAAGCTCCTCTCCATGGATCAATTGTCGCAGCTTGCCAAGCTGCTGGCGGACGAGCCCTACCATGTGGCGCGGCTTCTGGAGCATCTTGCGCCTTCTAAGCGCCAGGAGATTTTCGATGCTGCGTATGAGGAGGAGAAGCGCCGGGAGCGGGTTTATCCGGAGGGGCTGCTGTATGTATTGCCGCATGCGCTGCGTGACCGGGAGGCTGCCCGGATGCTGGGCCTGCGTGAGATCAGGGAGAGCCGGGAGAACACCCTGCGCATCACAGCCGCCCGCCCGATTCTTCAGGTCAGAGAGCAGCTGGAGCAGGCCACCCGGGTATCGAATGCAGATGAACGCGCTACGGCGCTGATGCAGCTGGTCCGCAGCACCGTTCTGGCAAGGCAGGGAATGGATGCTACACTACTGACCTTAGGCCGCATCCGTAATGATCAGGACCCTGTCCGGGCGGCGGTGTTCAAGGAGCTGTCGGAGAGTCCGGCGTCTGTGTACAAGGCTGCCCATGTCCCTGCGCTTACTGTGCTGGTAGACAGTGTGATTGATGCCAGAGACACCTCCTATGGTACGAGGTACTCTGTGCAGCAATTGGCCTTCTCGATTCTGCGCCATCAGGCGGCGGAGACGGGCGGGGAGCTGTTCAAGTTCGCGCTGAACACGCTCCAGAAGCTGGCGAAGCAGGACGGGCAGCTCTCCCTGCCGTCCCTTGCGAAGAACATGCCGCGGGGCGTGGAAGAGATCATCTTTGACGGCATCTATTCCTACGCTGCGCAGGCGGGCAAGCGGGAGGATTACAACCTGGTGCTGAGCCTGGCAACTTCTTTTGGTAAAAGGGGGTACGGGATCTTCAAGCTACAGCAGCTTTTACGGGAAGCCACCCGGGCCAAAACCGAGGGAACCGCTATCCGGGCAACCCGTCTCTGGCTGGAGCCGCTGCAGACGCGCGATGAACGGGTGAAGGAGCTGCTGGATGCAGATCCTACGTATATCACCATCCACGAGGTGTTCTTGCATCTGCATCTGAAGCGCCAGGAATGGCTGGACCCTTATATTTCGGGCGCTGCGATCAAGGGCAAGTTCCTCTCGGGCAAAACGGTCTATCCCGTTCCGGCTGCGGACGGATTCTACCGCTGGCTGCCGCGCCAGCAGGAGGCGTACGGTGCTCTGTTAAGCACAGTCGCAACGGGTTCCAAGTACAGCTTGTTTGAGCGCTCGAGAGCAATTAGAATCATGGCCAGTATGCCGTATGGGAACCCGGAGCGGCTGTATGAACTGGTACAGGACAAAGAGGTGGCGGTAGTGGAGGCAGCGCTTCATGCCTTGTCCCTGCTGGAGGAGCCGGAGAAATCCCTGCCGGTGCTGCTGGAGCATCTGGATAGCGACCGGGCCCGTGTAGCGATGTACTCCATCCCAAGGTGTATCCGCCGGGTCAGTCCGCAGCGGCTGTCTCAGGCACTGAAGGCTCTGCTGAGCAGGGAGAAGCTGAAGATCACCGTCCGCAAGGAAGCCATCCGCCTGCTTGGTGCGCATAGAAGTGAGGACAGTCTTCCGCTGCTATTGAATGAATTCGCGAAGCCTGCTGTGCATAAGGATGTGGTGATTGCTATAGGGCATGCTGCCAGAGGGCTGCTGGATGATGAACGGAGCTGGGAGGTGCTGCGTACCATCGCTGCTTCTCCAGAGCGTGATATCGCAGTAAGCTTGTTGTCCCAGCAGCCTGCTGGGCTTCCGCTTGCTTACAGACCGCGCTATCTGGACTTAATCATAGCCATTGCCGCTCACCCGGATGTATCCGTCATCAGCCAGGCTTATATTTCCATGAAGTGGTGGACAAGCGGTTATGAAGACACCGTTGCGGAGGCTGCGGCTCAGGCGGTTACAGGTCTGAAGGACAGCTCCAGCTGGGAGTTCGCGATGATGACATTGATTGAAGCCGCCCGGGACGGCAAAGTGAACGCGGTTGTAGCCGATATCTGCCGGGAGCTGGCGGCAACACCCGTGACGCAGGAATGGAATGCAGCGGCGGATAGAGACCTGCCGCACCGGCAGCGCCTGCAGGTGCTCATCAAGCAGTTAACCGGTCTGCCTAAGAGTACAAGCATACAGCTTAACCCGTTGTACCTGGAGCTGGCCGGCACACTGGCCGCCGACGAGACTTTATATGAGCTTGTCTTGACCTTATATATCGCAGTGATCGATTGGAGTCGCGCAGAGGAGGCGTCCGGGTATGTGAAGCGGATCGCACGGGAGGTGACCCGTCAGCCTCAGCTCTTGAGCGAGTTGTACCGCGGGCTTGCCGCCAGCCTGGAGAACAGCGCCGGATTCTGGATACCGGAGACATTGCTTGAGATTGTGGATGTTCTGCGGGCAGAACCGTCTTACGAGGCTCCGTATCTCGGACTGTCGTTGCTGGAAGCGGCGGGAAGCGCACTGCGCTGGAGCCCGGAACCGTCAGAGCGTCTGCGGGAGTACAGGAATCATGCGAATCCCGCAGTCCGCACACAGGCGCTGAATATTTGGACGGCGAGAGAGTCACGGCTGTTCATGCTATAA